A genomic segment from Salvia splendens isolate huo1 chromosome 13, SspV2, whole genome shotgun sequence encodes:
- the LOC121762517 gene encoding uncharacterized protein YMR315W isoform X1, which translates to MASQQPPRIAILGAGIFVRTTYIPRLAEISNLFHLGSIWSRTQESATSAVEIAKKFFPDVECKWGDSGLDEIIQDASIIGVAVVLAGQIQVDMSLRLLKAGKHVLQEKPAAASGTELERAISSYASINPAPIWAVAENYRFEPAFVEGKKLMAEIGDIINIHVIIEGSMNNSNPYYSSSWRRGFDGGFILDMGVHFISGLRMLVGCEVSSVSAVTSHVDSTLPGPDHVSSTIQLENGSSGVFVMVVSSRTPKVIWRIVGLKGTLQVERGSKDGKHGYTVLLYTADEQVKSWFYPFSGVTEELKTFFSDISLANLKKDGNYQVEPRLSYLEGARDVAVLDAMLESGKKQGVPVQVNRF; encoded by the exons ATGGCGTCGCAGCAGCCACCACGTATAGCCATTCTTGGAGCTGGCATCTTCGTTCGAACTACTTATATTCCCCGATTAGCTGAAATCTCTAACTTGTTTCATCTCGGATCCATTTGGAGTCGCACTCAG GAGTCAGCTACAAGTGCTGTGGAGATTGCTAAAAAGTTTTTTCCTGACGTGGAGTGTAAGTGGGGAGACTCTGGACTTGATGAAATCATTCAAGATGCTTCCATCATTGGTGTCGCCGTCGTCCTTGCCGGCCAGATTCAG GTGGATATGTCACTGAGGTTGCTAAAGGCTGGAAAACATGTCCTTCAAG AGAAACCTGCTGCAGCTT CTGGTACTGAGCTTGAAAGAGCAATATCAAGCTATGCCTCTATCAACCCAGCCCCGATCTGGGCAGTTGCTGAAAACTATCGGTTTGAACCTGCCTTTGTGGAG GGCAAAAAACTTATGGCTGAAATTGGAGACATTATTAATATCCATGTCATTATTGAAGGATCAATGAACAACTCAAATCCATACTATTCAAGTTCTTGGAGACGTGGGTTTGAT GGAGGCTTCATTCTAGATATGGGTGTCCATTTCATTTCTGGCTTAAGAATG CTTGTTGGATGTGAGGTAAGTTCAGTTTCAGCCGTAACATCTCATGTTGATTCAACTCTGCCTGGTCCAGATCATGTCTCTTCAACgat TCAACTGGAGAATGGTAGTTCTGGAGTTTTTGTGATGGTAGTTTCATCTAGAACTCCAAAG GTGATATGGCGAATTGTGGGCTTGAAAGGAACATTACAAGTTGAGCGAGGTAGCAAAGATGGGAAGCATGGATACACG GTTCTCCTTTATACGGCTGATGAGCAAGTAAAAAGCTGGTTTTACCCATTCAGTGGTGTGACTGAGGAGCTGAAAACATTTTTTTCAGATATTTCACTGGCAAATCTAAAG AAGGATGGCAACTACCAAGTGGAGCCTCGCCTTTCTTATCTGGAAGGCGCTCGAGATGTTGCTGTTTTGGATGCAATGCTCGAGTCCGGGAAGAAGCAAGGGGTGCCTGTTCAAGTAAATAGGTTTTAG
- the LOC121762517 gene encoding uncharacterized protein YMR315W isoform X3, with product MPPRIAILGAGIFVRTTYIPRLAEISNLFHLGSIWSRTQESATSAVEIAKKFFPDVECKWGDSGLDEIIQDASIIGVAVVLAGQIQVDMSLRLLKAGKHVLQEKPAAASGTELERAISSYASINPAPIWAVAENYRFEPAFVEGKKLMAEIGDIINIHVIIEGSMNNSNPYYSSSWRRGFDGGFILDMGVHFISGLRMLVGCEVSSVSAVTSHVDSTLPGPDHVSSTIQLENGSSGVFVMVVSSRTPKVIWRIVGLKGTLQVERGSKDGKHGYTVLLYTADEQVKSWFYPFSGVTEELKTFFSDISLANLKKDGNYQVEPRLSYLEGARDVAVLDAMLESGKKQGVPVQVNRF from the exons ATG CCACCACGTATAGCCATTCTTGGAGCTGGCATCTTCGTTCGAACTACTTATATTCCCCGATTAGCTGAAATCTCTAACTTGTTTCATCTCGGATCCATTTGGAGTCGCACTCAG GAGTCAGCTACAAGTGCTGTGGAGATTGCTAAAAAGTTTTTTCCTGACGTGGAGTGTAAGTGGGGAGACTCTGGACTTGATGAAATCATTCAAGATGCTTCCATCATTGGTGTCGCCGTCGTCCTTGCCGGCCAGATTCAG GTGGATATGTCACTGAGGTTGCTAAAGGCTGGAAAACATGTCCTTCAAG AGAAACCTGCTGCAGCTT CTGGTACTGAGCTTGAAAGAGCAATATCAAGCTATGCCTCTATCAACCCAGCCCCGATCTGGGCAGTTGCTGAAAACTATCGGTTTGAACCTGCCTTTGTGGAG GGCAAAAAACTTATGGCTGAAATTGGAGACATTATTAATATCCATGTCATTATTGAAGGATCAATGAACAACTCAAATCCATACTATTCAAGTTCTTGGAGACGTGGGTTTGAT GGAGGCTTCATTCTAGATATGGGTGTCCATTTCATTTCTGGCTTAAGAATG CTTGTTGGATGTGAGGTAAGTTCAGTTTCAGCCGTAACATCTCATGTTGATTCAACTCTGCCTGGTCCAGATCATGTCTCTTCAACgat TCAACTGGAGAATGGTAGTTCTGGAGTTTTTGTGATGGTAGTTTCATCTAGAACTCCAAAG GTGATATGGCGAATTGTGGGCTTGAAAGGAACATTACAAGTTGAGCGAGGTAGCAAAGATGGGAAGCATGGATACACG GTTCTCCTTTATACGGCTGATGAGCAAGTAAAAAGCTGGTTTTACCCATTCAGTGGTGTGACTGAGGAGCTGAAAACATTTTTTTCAGATATTTCACTGGCAAATCTAAAG AAGGATGGCAACTACCAAGTGGAGCCTCGCCTTTCTTATCTGGAAGGCGCTCGAGATGTTGCTGTTTTGGATGCAATGCTCGAGTCCGGGAAGAAGCAAGGGGTGCCTGTTCAAGTAAATAGGTTTTAG
- the LOC121762517 gene encoding uncharacterized protein YMR315W isoform X4, with product MESATSAVEIAKKFFPDVECKWGDSGLDEIIQDASIIGVAVVLAGQIQVDMSLRLLKAGKHVLQEKPAAASGTELERAISSYASINPAPIWAVAENYRFEPAFVEGKKLMAEIGDIINIHVIIEGSMNNSNPYYSSSWRRGFDGGFILDMGVHFISGLRMLVGCEVSSVSAVTSHVDSTLPGPDHVSSTIQLENGSSGVFVMVVSSRTPKVIWRIVGLKGTLQVERGSKDGKHGYTVLLYTADEQVKSWFYPFSGVTEELKTFFSDISLANLKKDGNYQVEPRLSYLEGARDVAVLDAMLESGKKQGVPVQVNRF from the exons ATG GAGTCAGCTACAAGTGCTGTGGAGATTGCTAAAAAGTTTTTTCCTGACGTGGAGTGTAAGTGGGGAGACTCTGGACTTGATGAAATCATTCAAGATGCTTCCATCATTGGTGTCGCCGTCGTCCTTGCCGGCCAGATTCAG GTGGATATGTCACTGAGGTTGCTAAAGGCTGGAAAACATGTCCTTCAAG AGAAACCTGCTGCAGCTT CTGGTACTGAGCTTGAAAGAGCAATATCAAGCTATGCCTCTATCAACCCAGCCCCGATCTGGGCAGTTGCTGAAAACTATCGGTTTGAACCTGCCTTTGTGGAG GGCAAAAAACTTATGGCTGAAATTGGAGACATTATTAATATCCATGTCATTATTGAAGGATCAATGAACAACTCAAATCCATACTATTCAAGTTCTTGGAGACGTGGGTTTGAT GGAGGCTTCATTCTAGATATGGGTGTCCATTTCATTTCTGGCTTAAGAATG CTTGTTGGATGTGAGGTAAGTTCAGTTTCAGCCGTAACATCTCATGTTGATTCAACTCTGCCTGGTCCAGATCATGTCTCTTCAACgat TCAACTGGAGAATGGTAGTTCTGGAGTTTTTGTGATGGTAGTTTCATCTAGAACTCCAAAG GTGATATGGCGAATTGTGGGCTTGAAAGGAACATTACAAGTTGAGCGAGGTAGCAAAGATGGGAAGCATGGATACACG GTTCTCCTTTATACGGCTGATGAGCAAGTAAAAAGCTGGTTTTACCCATTCAGTGGTGTGACTGAGGAGCTGAAAACATTTTTTTCAGATATTTCACTGGCAAATCTAAAG AAGGATGGCAACTACCAAGTGGAGCCTCGCCTTTCTTATCTGGAAGGCGCTCGAGATGTTGCTGTTTTGGATGCAATGCTCGAGTCCGGGAAGAAGCAAGGGGTGCCTGTTCAAGTAAATAGGTTTTAG
- the LOC121762517 gene encoding uncharacterized protein YMR315W isoform X2: MQPPRIAILGAGIFVRTTYIPRLAEISNLFHLGSIWSRTQESATSAVEIAKKFFPDVECKWGDSGLDEIIQDASIIGVAVVLAGQIQVDMSLRLLKAGKHVLQEKPAAASGTELERAISSYASINPAPIWAVAENYRFEPAFVEGKKLMAEIGDIINIHVIIEGSMNNSNPYYSSSWRRGFDGGFILDMGVHFISGLRMLVGCEVSSVSAVTSHVDSTLPGPDHVSSTIQLENGSSGVFVMVVSSRTPKVIWRIVGLKGTLQVERGSKDGKHGYTVLLYTADEQVKSWFYPFSGVTEELKTFFSDISLANLKKDGNYQVEPRLSYLEGARDVAVLDAMLESGKKQGVPVQVNRF; encoded by the exons ATG CAGCCACCACGTATAGCCATTCTTGGAGCTGGCATCTTCGTTCGAACTACTTATATTCCCCGATTAGCTGAAATCTCTAACTTGTTTCATCTCGGATCCATTTGGAGTCGCACTCAG GAGTCAGCTACAAGTGCTGTGGAGATTGCTAAAAAGTTTTTTCCTGACGTGGAGTGTAAGTGGGGAGACTCTGGACTTGATGAAATCATTCAAGATGCTTCCATCATTGGTGTCGCCGTCGTCCTTGCCGGCCAGATTCAG GTGGATATGTCACTGAGGTTGCTAAAGGCTGGAAAACATGTCCTTCAAG AGAAACCTGCTGCAGCTT CTGGTACTGAGCTTGAAAGAGCAATATCAAGCTATGCCTCTATCAACCCAGCCCCGATCTGGGCAGTTGCTGAAAACTATCGGTTTGAACCTGCCTTTGTGGAG GGCAAAAAACTTATGGCTGAAATTGGAGACATTATTAATATCCATGTCATTATTGAAGGATCAATGAACAACTCAAATCCATACTATTCAAGTTCTTGGAGACGTGGGTTTGAT GGAGGCTTCATTCTAGATATGGGTGTCCATTTCATTTCTGGCTTAAGAATG CTTGTTGGATGTGAGGTAAGTTCAGTTTCAGCCGTAACATCTCATGTTGATTCAACTCTGCCTGGTCCAGATCATGTCTCTTCAACgat TCAACTGGAGAATGGTAGTTCTGGAGTTTTTGTGATGGTAGTTTCATCTAGAACTCCAAAG GTGATATGGCGAATTGTGGGCTTGAAAGGAACATTACAAGTTGAGCGAGGTAGCAAAGATGGGAAGCATGGATACACG GTTCTCCTTTATACGGCTGATGAGCAAGTAAAAAGCTGGTTTTACCCATTCAGTGGTGTGACTGAGGAGCTGAAAACATTTTTTTCAGATATTTCACTGGCAAATCTAAAG AAGGATGGCAACTACCAAGTGGAGCCTCGCCTTTCTTATCTGGAAGGCGCTCGAGATGTTGCTGTTTTGGATGCAATGCTCGAGTCCGGGAAGAAGCAAGGGGTGCCTGTTCAAGTAAATAGGTTTTAG